In Halopseudomonas nanhaiensis, a single window of DNA contains:
- the rlmF gene encoding 23S rRNA (adenine(1618)-N(6))-methyltransferase RlmF, translating into MTRSSQQSSRRPSGPHPRNRHQGRYDFDALVRVAPELRAFMRTGVHGQPTLDFANPQAVRALNGALLLTQYGIEQWSIPPGYLCPPVPGRADYVHALADLLADSHDGVVPAGHELLGLDIGTGANLIYPLVGRVEYDWRFIAADIDPAALRNAEQILAANPTLASGISLRLQSDPTAIFEHIIQPDELVDFTLCNPPFHRSADEAHEASRKKWQNLRGTADPALNFGGQHNELFCEDGESGFLQRMANQSGGCREQVFWFSSLVSRLENVAPLQERVRALGATDVRVIPMAQGNKRSRFVAWTFLDKKQRRAWRRARWP; encoded by the coding sequence ATGACCCGATCGTCCCAGCAGTCTTCCCGCCGCCCTTCCGGTCCGCATCCTCGCAACCGGCACCAGGGTCGCTACGACTTCGATGCGCTAGTGCGCGTCGCGCCGGAGTTGCGCGCCTTCATGCGCACCGGCGTGCATGGCCAGCCGACGCTGGACTTCGCGAACCCGCAAGCGGTTCGCGCGCTCAATGGCGCGTTGCTGCTGACGCAGTACGGCATTGAACAGTGGTCCATTCCACCCGGCTATCTGTGCCCGCCGGTACCCGGGCGTGCCGATTATGTTCACGCCCTCGCCGATCTGCTGGCTGACAGCCACGATGGCGTCGTGCCGGCGGGACACGAGCTGCTGGGACTGGACATCGGCACCGGCGCCAACCTGATTTATCCCCTCGTCGGACGGGTGGAATACGACTGGCGTTTCATCGCCGCGGACATCGACCCGGCGGCTCTGCGCAACGCCGAACAGATTCTGGCGGCCAATCCGACGCTCGCCTCCGGGATATCCCTGCGGTTGCAGAGCGATCCGACGGCCATCTTCGAGCACATCATTCAACCGGACGAACTGGTCGATTTTACTCTGTGCAACCCGCCGTTTCACCGCAGCGCTGACGAAGCCCACGAGGCCAGCCGAAAGAAGTGGCAGAACCTGAGGGGCACGGCCGATCCGGCGCTGAACTTCGGAGGCCAGCACAACGAACTGTTCTGCGAGGACGGCGAGTCCGGATTTCTCCAGCGCATGGCCAATCAGAGCGGCGGCTGCAGAGAGCAGGTTTTCTGGTTTTCCAGCCTGGTGTCCAGGCTGGAAAACGTCGCGCCTCTGCAGGAGCGGGTCAGAGCTCTGGGAGCAACGGACGTGCGCGTCATTCCAATGGCCCAGGGCAACAAGCGCAGCCGCTTCGTGGCATGGACCTTCCTTGACAAGAAACAGCGTCGGGCCTGGCGCCGCGCTCGGTGGCCATAG
- the dapE gene encoding succinyl-diaminopimelate desuccinylase, producing MTELSPTVALACELISRDSTTPVDAGCQQLMAERLAACGFVIESMRFGEVDNLWARRGTEGPVLCFAGHTDVVPTGPLDKWSNPPFAPVVRDGMLHGRGAADMKGSLAAMVVGVERFVAAHPDHRGSIAFLITSDEEGPALDGTVRVVDTLKARDETVEWCIVGEPSSTERVGDVVKNGRRGSLNARLLIKGKQGHVAYPHLARNPIHLAAPALAELAAEVWDEGNAFFPPTSFQISNIRAGTGATNVVPGELEALINFRFSTESNVDSLQGRTREILGRHGLDFELDWTVSGLPFLTEPGALLDGVAAAILHVTGRQTQPSTSGGTSDGRFIATMGTQVVELGPVNATIHQVDECICADDLDTLTDIYEATLCRLLV from the coding sequence ATGACCGAGCTTTCCCCGACCGTTGCCCTGGCCTGCGAGCTGATCTCGCGAGATTCCACTACACCCGTCGATGCCGGATGCCAGCAGCTCATGGCGGAACGCCTGGCTGCCTGCGGATTTGTCATCGAATCGATGCGCTTTGGCGAGGTGGACAACCTCTGGGCACGCCGGGGAACCGAAGGGCCAGTGCTATGTTTCGCCGGGCATACCGACGTCGTACCGACTGGCCCTCTCGACAAATGGAGCAATCCGCCGTTCGCTCCGGTGGTGCGGGACGGCATGCTGCACGGTCGCGGTGCGGCTGACATGAAAGGCAGCCTTGCTGCGATGGTGGTAGGCGTTGAGCGCTTTGTCGCCGCGCATCCCGACCACAGGGGATCGATCGCCTTCCTCATCACCAGCGACGAGGAAGGCCCTGCCCTGGACGGAACGGTGCGTGTAGTGGACACACTCAAGGCGCGAGACGAGACCGTCGAGTGGTGCATTGTTGGCGAGCCCTCCAGCACCGAGCGGGTGGGCGACGTGGTCAAGAATGGTCGCCGTGGATCGCTCAACGCCCGTCTGCTGATCAAGGGCAAGCAGGGGCACGTTGCGTATCCGCACCTGGCACGCAACCCCATCCATCTCGCGGCGCCGGCGCTTGCAGAGCTGGCCGCCGAAGTCTGGGATGAGGGCAATGCGTTCTTTCCACCGACCAGCTTTCAGATATCCAACATTCGGGCCGGAACCGGCGCGACCAACGTCGTCCCCGGCGAGCTGGAAGCGCTGATCAACTTCCGTTTCTCCACCGAATCCAACGTTGACAGTCTGCAGGGCCGTACCCGGGAGATCCTCGGTCGGCACGGATTGGACTTCGAGCTGGATTGGACGGTCTCCGGACTGCCGTTTCTGACCGAGCCAGGCGCCCTCCTTGATGGCGTCGCTGCAGCGATTCTGCATGTCACGGGGCGCCAGACCCAACCCTCCACATCAGGCGGTACCTCCGACGGCCGCTTCATCGCGACCATGGGTACCCAGGTGGTCGAGCTGGGCCCGGTGAATGCAACGATACATCAGGTAGACGAGTGTATCTGCGCCGACGATCTTGACACGCTGACAGACATCTATGAGGCAACCCTCTGCAGGTTGCTGGTCTGA
- a CDS encoding putative RNA methyltransferase: MLELICPKCHEALTNLGQQWRCDNNHSYDQARQGYLNLLLVQHKNSRHPGDTPAMLACRQAFLDAGHYQPVSDAINGAFARLEPGAVLDMGCGEGYYTARLASALPETRIGGLDISKDAVVRATRRSRSLRWLVASSARLPVAGESLGGLLSVFSPWSWDECLRTLKPGGHLVLVGPHADHLRTLRAALYDEVHATPDLLKDQPVGMQVVSDETLRYPLHLTPDDLTNLIGMTPHSLRSAPDRQRSAVASGLPGLEVAMRLVILQRC; encoded by the coding sequence ATGCTGGAACTGATTTGTCCGAAGTGCCACGAAGCACTGACCAACCTGGGCCAGCAATGGCGCTGCGATAACAACCATAGCTACGACCAGGCCCGGCAGGGCTACCTCAATCTTCTCCTGGTCCAGCACAAGAACAGCCGCCATCCGGGCGACACCCCGGCCATGCTGGCCTGCCGACAGGCCTTTCTGGATGCAGGCCACTACCAGCCGGTCAGCGATGCAATCAATGGTGCCTTCGCCCGGCTCGAGCCTGGTGCCGTCCTCGATATGGGCTGTGGCGAAGGCTACTACACCGCCAGACTGGCCTCCGCGCTGCCGGAGACGCGGATAGGCGGGCTGGATATCAGCAAGGACGCCGTCGTGCGCGCTACACGCCGCAGCCGCAGCCTGCGCTGGCTGGTCGCGTCCAGCGCGCGTCTGCCTGTTGCCGGTGAGAGTCTCGGCGGACTGCTTTCGGTATTCAGTCCGTGGTCCTGGGACGAGTGCCTGCGCACCCTGAAACCAGGCGGCCACCTGGTACTGGTGGGCCCACATGCCGATCACCTTCGAACCCTGCGCGCAGCACTCTATGACGAAGTGCATGCCACGCCGGACCTGCTCAAGGATCAGCCCGTGGGGATGCAGGTCGTCAGTGATGAGACGCTGCGCTATCCTCTGCACCTGACACCCGACGATCTGACCAACCTGATCGGCATGACGCCCCACAGTCTGCGCAGCGCGCCCGACCGGCAGCGTTCGGCAGTGGCATCCGGACTGCCGGGGCTGGAAGTCGCCATGCGACTGGTGATCCTGCAACGTTGCTGA
- a CDS encoding ion channel, giving the protein MTSTYLVVALATALITIAAIVFHYEVAYRLGAITRWSGLRPRLRILLLFFGLLIAHVIEIWMFGVGAWLLAEFGQNSGISEMQQPGLLDFVYLSAATYTTVGYGDLSPGGHLRFLFGTEALAGLMLITWSASLTFVEMQNHWRDE; this is encoded by the coding sequence ATGACAAGTACGTACCTGGTCGTTGCGCTGGCCACGGCGCTGATCACCATTGCAGCGATCGTCTTCCACTATGAAGTGGCGTACCGATTGGGCGCGATCACGCGCTGGTCAGGCCTGCGACCCCGTCTGCGCATACTCCTGCTGTTCTTCGGTCTACTGATCGCTCATGTCATCGAGATATGGATGTTTGGCGTCGGCGCCTGGCTGCTGGCCGAATTCGGACAAAACAGCGGCATCTCCGAGATGCAGCAGCCCGGCTTGCTCGATTTCGTCTACCTCTCCGCTGCGACCTATACCACGGTCGGCTACGGCGACCTGTCACCCGGCGGGCACTTGCGTTTTCTCTTCGGTACCGAGGCCCTGGCTGGCCTGATGCTGATCACCTGGTCCGCCTCGCTCACATTCGTCGAAATGCAGAATCACTGGCGGGATGAATGA
- the trxC gene encoding thioredoxin TrxC, which yields MSEAMILACPHCHRKNRLPAERLAAGPTCGACKQPLFSGLPVQVGQADFANHANGDLPVVIDFWAPWCGPCRQFAPVFEQAAAELEPRAQLLKINTEDQPELAARYAIRSIPTLMIVRRGQELARLAGALPPAQFRQWVDQHLP from the coding sequence ATGAGCGAAGCGATGATTCTCGCGTGTCCCCACTGTCACAGGAAAAACAGGCTGCCTGCCGAACGGCTTGCAGCAGGCCCCACCTGCGGGGCGTGCAAGCAGCCGCTGTTCAGTGGGCTGCCGGTGCAGGTTGGGCAGGCTGACTTCGCCAACCATGCCAATGGCGACCTGCCGGTGGTGATCGACTTCTGGGCGCCATGGTGCGGGCCCTGTCGCCAGTTCGCACCGGTGTTCGAACAGGCAGCCGCCGAACTTGAGCCGCGTGCACAGTTGCTCAAGATCAACACCGAAGACCAGCCAGAACTCGCAGCACGCTACGCTATCCGCAGCATACCGACGCTGATGATCGTCCGGCGCGGACAGGAATTGGCTCGCCTCGCAGGGGCGCTGCCACCAGCCCAGTTCCGCCAGTGGGTCGATCAACACCTGCCATGA
- a CDS encoding cold-shock protein produces the protein MAEREHGTVKWFNDAKGFGFIQRESGPDVFVHFRAIRGDGHRTLAEGQKVEFTVTQGQKGLQAEDVSAV, from the coding sequence ATGGCTGAGCGTGAGCACGGCACCGTGAAATGGTTCAACGATGCCAAGGGTTTTGGGTTTATCCAGCGCGAGTCCGGGCCGGATGTTTTCGTACACTTTCGTGCCATCCGCGGGGATGGGCACCGAACGCTGGCCGAGGGCCAGAAGGTGGAGTTCACCGTCACGCAGGGTCAGAAGGGCCTGCAGGCAGAAGACGTATCGGCGGTGTAA
- a CDS encoding DUF4340 domain-containing protein, producing the protein MRNVIIALIAVVSIALVAVALKMRGEDRVADLESRPLFSDAQREVIDGLEQIELRRGGQQVELEYRDQQWGVANHYHYPAQRERVAALLHAIRGVRIVEEKTDNPEHHARLGLDPQAEGSSALEVILRNADRDLSLVYGNTVGSGQLVRLREDDQVWLINRPFSMSVNPQEWLALDVIGLPMERLSTARWEHADGEVVELDKAREGDYNFRLVGLAADAQAGKERLINGMVLALAQLRAQNVMPRSELTLGQPMLRMQLATFGGAELAASLHQIDGKYWLLVDEYKPSSDEVLAVNADDRWAYQLNIGQVENLEKRRADLVSQDD; encoded by the coding sequence ATGCGCAACGTCATCATCGCCCTGATCGCGGTGGTCTCCATCGCTCTGGTCGCCGTGGCATTGAAGATGCGCGGCGAGGATCGGGTTGCCGACCTGGAGTCGCGACCGTTGTTCTCGGACGCTCAGCGAGAGGTCATCGATGGCCTGGAGCAGATCGAGCTGCGTCGCGGTGGCCAGCAGGTTGAGCTGGAGTATCGCGACCAGCAGTGGGGTGTCGCCAATCATTACCACTACCCGGCGCAACGCGAACGGGTGGCTGCGCTTCTGCACGCCATCCGTGGCGTACGCATCGTCGAGGAGAAAACCGACAACCCCGAGCACCACGCCCGGCTGGGACTGGACCCCCAGGCCGAGGGCAGCAGCGCGCTTGAAGTGATTCTGCGCAACGCGGACCGCGATCTTTCTCTGGTGTACGGCAATACAGTCGGGAGCGGGCAGTTGGTGCGCCTGCGCGAGGACGATCAGGTATGGCTGATCAATCGTCCGTTTTCGATGTCGGTGAATCCTCAAGAGTGGCTGGCACTGGACGTCATCGGGCTGCCCATGGAGCGCCTGTCGACGGCCCGGTGGGAGCATGCCGACGGAGAGGTGGTGGAACTGGACAAGGCCCGGGAAGGTGATTACAACTTCCGCCTGGTCGGCTTGGCTGCAGATGCCCAGGCCGGAAAGGAGCGGCTGATCAACGGAATGGTGCTGGCGCTTGCCCAACTGCGCGCGCAGAACGTGATGCCACGCAGCGAGCTGACGCTCGGGCAGCCGATGCTGCGCATGCAGCTTGCCACCTTCGGAGGCGCGGAGCTGGCCGCCAGCCTGCATCAGATCGATGGCAAGTACTGGCTGCTGGTAGACGAATACAAGCCTTCCAGCGACGAAGTGCTGGCAGTGAATGCCGATGATCGATGGGCTTATCAGCTGAACATCGGCCAAGTAGAGAATCTCGAAAAACGCCGTGCCGATCTGGTGTCCCAGGACGACTGA
- a CDS encoding GldG family protein encodes MKRIMYSGTGLLVLLLAFVAFNMASSVLLPGARLDLTEQNLYTISDGTEQILEDLEEPIDLYFFFSDEASKDMVVLRNYARRVEEMLREYERVADGSIRLHIIDPQPFSEAEDRAAEFGLQAIPLSETGEQLYFGLAGTNELAQREVIPFFALEQEGLLEYELSRLVNSLAQAEKPAIGLITGLPIAGGSMNPMQSQGGAPWVAYEQIEQLFTIRDLDADLDEVPADIDVLLLVHPKSLSEAALFAIDQFVLRGGKLLAFIDPLAEADQSQEAMIAVMADGKASDLGPLLKAWGLDYNPEQVVLDARLGMSVSRGQGQLPARHIGWLELEPQQLDREDTVTAPLQLITVATGGALVPIDGAKTRITPLLSSTSNSALVPSSRFAQLQDPETLLDGFEADDKQYLFGARVQGPASTAYPEGLEGRQPDIASSDNINVVVVADTDMLTDRMWVQVQDLFGQRIPQPWADNGGLLVNALDNLSGSEALISVRSRGDFSRPFTVVEDLQRRAERRFRASEQRLQQQLAETERQLAELQQQQDPSQLAEMSVEQEQAIQRFLDEKLAIRKQLRDVRFQLNADIEQLGTRLKVINIALVPALLTLGVLLWWGVGRLRRRSA; translated from the coding sequence ATGAAACGTATCATGTATTCGGGTACCGGCTTGCTGGTGCTGCTGCTGGCCTTCGTCGCCTTCAACATGGCGTCCAGCGTGCTGCTGCCCGGCGCCCGACTCGACCTGACCGAACAGAATCTCTACACCATCTCCGACGGGACCGAGCAGATCCTCGAAGACCTGGAAGAGCCGATCGATCTGTATTTCTTCTTCTCCGACGAAGCCAGCAAGGACATGGTCGTGCTGCGCAACTACGCCCGTCGAGTCGAGGAAATGCTTCGCGAGTACGAGCGCGTCGCGGACGGCAGCATTCGCCTGCACATTATCGACCCGCAGCCGTTCTCGGAGGCGGAAGACCGGGCCGCCGAGTTCGGGCTGCAGGCCATTCCGCTGTCAGAAACCGGAGAGCAGCTGTATTTCGGCCTGGCCGGTACCAACGAGCTGGCGCAGCGCGAGGTGATCCCGTTTTTCGCTCTGGAGCAGGAAGGACTGCTGGAATATGAACTGAGCCGTCTGGTCAACAGTCTCGCGCAGGCTGAAAAGCCGGCGATCGGCTTGATCACCGGCTTGCCGATTGCCGGCGGCAGCATGAACCCCATGCAGAGCCAGGGAGGGGCACCCTGGGTAGCCTACGAACAGATTGAGCAATTGTTCACCATCCGTGACCTGGATGCGGATCTGGACGAAGTCCCGGCGGACATCGATGTGCTGTTGCTGGTGCACCCGAAGTCGCTGAGCGAGGCGGCGCTGTTCGCCATCGATCAGTTCGTGCTGCGTGGGGGCAAACTGCTGGCGTTCATCGATCCGCTGGCCGAGGCCGATCAAAGCCAGGAAGCCATGATTGCTGTGATGGCTGATGGCAAGGCGTCTGACCTCGGTCCGTTGCTCAAGGCATGGGGGCTGGACTACAACCCCGAGCAGGTGGTGCTCGATGCTCGGCTGGGCATGTCGGTCAGTCGCGGACAGGGCCAGCTGCCTGCGCGTCATATCGGCTGGCTGGAGCTGGAGCCGCAGCAGCTTGATCGCGAGGATACCGTCACCGCGCCGCTGCAGTTGATCACCGTCGCCACCGGCGGCGCCCTGGTGCCGATCGATGGGGCGAAAACTCGCATCACCCCACTGTTGAGCAGCACCAGCAACAGTGCGCTGGTTCCATCCAGTCGATTCGCACAGCTGCAGGACCCGGAAACGCTGCTCGATGGCTTCGAGGCTGACGACAAGCAGTACCTGTTCGGTGCCCGCGTGCAGGGCCCTGCCAGCACCGCCTATCCCGAGGGGCTGGAAGGCCGGCAGCCGGACATCGCCAGCAGCGACAATATCAACGTAGTGGTCGTCGCCGACACCGACATGCTGACCGATCGCATGTGGGTCCAGGTGCAGGATCTTTTCGGCCAACGTATTCCGCAGCCCTGGGCAGACAATGGCGGCCTGCTGGTCAACGCACTGGATAACCTGTCCGGGTCGGAAGCATTGATCAGCGTTCGGTCGCGGGGCGATTTCAGCCGCCCGTTCACCGTCGTGGAGGACCTTCAGCGCCGCGCCGAACGTCGCTTCCGCGCCAGTGAACAGCGCCTGCAGCAGCAGCTGGCCGAGACCGAGCGTCAACTGGCGGAGTTGCAGCAGCAACAGGATCCGTCACAGCTGGCGGAGATGTCCGTTGAACAGGAGCAGGCGATTCAGCGCTTCCTGGACGAGAAGCTGGCGATTCGCAAGCAGCTGCGTGACGTGCGCTTCCAGCTCAATGCGGATATCGAACAGCTGGGCACACGCCTCAAAGTCATCAACATCGCCCTGGTGCCAGCGCTGCTGACCCTCGGCGTACTGCTGTGGTGGGGCGTCGGCCGTCTGCGCCGCCGCTCGGCCTGA
- a CDS encoding ABC transporter permease subunit → MKNLGTIFKRELGSYFATPLAYIFIVIFLVLAAVFTFYLGGFYESGQADLNPFFNFHPWLYLFLVPAVAMRLWAEERKSGTIELLMTLPVSRTDMVLGKFLAAWVFIGIALLLTFPIIITVNYLGSPDNGAIITGYIGSWLLAGGYLAIGSCMSAVTKNQVIAFIVSVVACFIFILSGFPLVLDVFSGWAPQWLVDAIASLSFLIRFDAISKGVLDLRDLLYFISLIAVWLLATAIVIDLKKAD, encoded by the coding sequence ATGAAGAATCTCGGAACCATCTTCAAGCGCGAGCTGGGTAGCTACTTCGCCACGCCGCTGGCCTATATCTTCATCGTCATCTTCCTGGTGCTGGCTGCGGTGTTCACGTTCTATCTCGGTGGCTTCTACGAGAGCGGACAGGCGGATCTGAATCCGTTCTTCAACTTCCATCCCTGGCTGTATCTCTTCCTGGTTCCCGCCGTGGCCATGCGCCTGTGGGCCGAGGAGCGCAAGTCCGGCACCATCGAGCTGCTGATGACGCTGCCCGTGTCGCGTACCGACATGGTGCTTGGCAAGTTCCTGGCAGCCTGGGTGTTCATCGGCATTGCCCTGTTGCTGACATTCCCGATCATCATCACCGTCAACTATCTGGGATCGCCGGACAATGGCGCGATCATTACCGGCTACATCGGTAGCTGGCTGCTGGCCGGTGGGTATCTGGCGATCGGCTCGTGCATGTCCGCTGTTACCAAGAATCAGGTCATCGCCTTCATCGTCAGCGTCGTGGCCTGCTTCATCTTCATACTCAGTGGCTTTCCGCTGGTACTGGACGTGTTCAGTGGATGGGCGCCTCAGTGGCTGGTCGATGCCATCGCCTCGCTCAGTTTCCTGATCCGTTTCGACGCCATCAGCAAGGGTGTCCTGGATCTGCGCGACCTGCTCTATTTCATATCGCTGATTGCTGTCTGGCTGCTGGCGACGGCCATTGTCATCGACCTGAAAAAGGCCGATTGA
- a CDS encoding ABC transporter ATP-binding protein — MIKINSLTKRFGDHLAVDNLSFDVQPGEVLGFLGPNGAGKSTTMKMLTGFLTPDGGSASVCGFDIQNQILQAQQQMGYLPEGAPCYGDMRVRRFLEFVAEVRGFSGADKRKRVELAVEQVELQGVLDQSIETLSKGFKRRVGLAQAILHDPKVLILDEPTDGLDPNQKHQVRQLIQQLASGSNKIVVISTHILEEVSAVCTRAVVIARGRLLADGTPDELESRSRYHQAVTVALAQPVDSQPLLALPGVLEVESEREGRLLTVIPQPGQVIFPTVGQYAREHAWPVQELSVERGRLDEVFRRLTAEDAA; from the coding sequence ATGATAAAGATAAACAGCCTGACAAAACGCTTCGGCGACCACCTTGCAGTGGACAATCTCTCATTCGATGTTCAGCCGGGGGAAGTGCTCGGTTTTCTCGGTCCGAACGGGGCCGGCAAGTCGACCACCATGAAGATGCTCACCGGCTTTCTTACACCTGATGGCGGCTCTGCCTCGGTGTGTGGCTTCGACATCCAGAACCAGATTCTCCAGGCCCAGCAGCAGATGGGCTATCTGCCGGAAGGTGCGCCATGCTATGGCGACATGCGCGTGCGGCGCTTTCTGGAATTCGTCGCAGAAGTACGCGGGTTCAGCGGCGCGGACAAGCGCAAGCGCGTCGAGCTCGCTGTCGAGCAGGTCGAGCTTCAGGGTGTACTCGATCAGAGTATCGAGACGCTGTCCAAGGGCTTCAAGCGCCGGGTCGGCCTGGCGCAGGCCATCCTGCACGACCCCAAGGTGCTGATCCTCGACGAACCAACCGACGGTCTCGATCCCAACCAGAAGCATCAGGTTCGCCAGCTGATCCAGCAATTGGCCAGCGGCAGCAACAAGATCGTGGTGATTTCCACGCATATCCTCGAAGAAGTCAGCGCCGTGTGCACCCGAGCAGTCGTCATTGCTCGCGGCCGGCTGCTGGCCGATGGCACCCCGGACGAGCTCGAGTCGCGCTCGCGTTACCATCAGGCTGTTACTGTTGCGCTTGCCCAACCCGTGGACAGCCAGCCGCTGCTGGCGCTGCCTGGTGTGCTGGAGGTCGAGAGCGAGCGCGAAGGTCGCCTGCTGACCGTCATCCCGCAGCCGGGCCAGGTCATCTTCCCGACCGTGGGGCAGTACGCACGCGAGCACGCGTGGCCGGTCCAGGAGTTGTCGGTCGAGCGCGGCCGTCTGGATGAAGTCTTCCGCCGGCTGACCGCGGAGGATGCGGCATGA